From a region of the Vagococcus coleopterorum genome:
- a CDS encoding Y-family DNA polymerase — translation MKRLDYSEEQRRDVLCIDVKSFFASVESVKHGLHPLKSELVVMSRGDKKGGLVLAASPLVKEKYGLKTGSRKFDFPKYHKIMIVPPRMGLYVKVNQLINQIFQQYAAPEDVHPYSIDEAFIDITNSKHLFGQTTWQVARQIQDHIWRELNLAVAVGIGDNPLLAKLALDNEAKETPSQIAEWHYEDVQEKVWGIPTITDMWGIGNRTAKRLQSLGIYSVYDLSQVDRDLIRNKMGAIGRQLYYHSHGIDRSVISEKEGLVTKSQSIGNSQVLERDYHKKEDIELIIREMTANLSQRLREHKQFTSCVSLQLGFPRQSGERALTRQLKIEPTDTTAVLTNHLLHLYRVNEQRRPLRNISISFSHLGDPVFPQLNLFETSEEQEKNEKLDQVMDQVKEQFGKTALFTANSLKESGTYLKRSRLLGGHQRDIES, via the coding sequence ATGAAGCGGCTTGATTATTCTGAAGAACAACGTCGGGATGTCTTATGTATCGATGTTAAGTCATTTTTTGCTTCAGTAGAATCTGTTAAGCATGGTTTACACCCTTTAAAGAGTGAGTTAGTTGTCATGAGTAGAGGAGATAAGAAAGGTGGCTTAGTATTAGCTGCTAGCCCTTTAGTTAAGGAAAAGTATGGACTAAAAACAGGATCAAGAAAGTTCGACTTTCCGAAGTATCACAAAATTATGATTGTGCCACCACGTATGGGTTTATATGTTAAGGTGAACCAGTTGATTAATCAAATATTTCAACAATACGCTGCACCGGAAGATGTTCATCCGTATTCCATTGATGAAGCATTTATTGATATTACCAATAGTAAACACCTTTTTGGGCAGACAACGTGGCAAGTTGCTCGTCAGATTCAGGATCATATTTGGCGTGAATTAAATTTAGCTGTGGCGGTTGGCATAGGAGATAATCCGTTACTAGCCAAGCTAGCGTTAGATAACGAAGCGAAAGAGACACCAAGTCAAATCGCTGAATGGCATTATGAGGATGTTCAAGAAAAAGTTTGGGGTATCCCAACTATTACAGATATGTGGGGTATTGGTAACCGGACGGCTAAAAGATTACAAAGTTTAGGGATTTATTCAGTTTATGATTTATCACAAGTTGACCGTGATTTAATCCGTAACAAGATGGGAGCAATTGGGCGGCAACTCTATTATCATTCTCATGGTATTGACCGCAGTGTGATTTCTGAAAAGGAAGGTCTGGTAACTAAGAGTCAGTCAATTGGAAATAGTCAGGTTCTAGAAAGAGATTATCATAAAAAAGAGGATATTGAGCTAATTATTAGAGAGATGACTGCCAACCTATCTCAACGCTTACGAGAGCACAAACAGTTTACAAGTTGCGTTAGTTTACAATTAGGTTTCCCTCGTCAGTCAGGAGAACGCGCTTTAACAAGACAATTAAAAATTGAACCGACAGATACAACAGCTGTTTTAACAAATCACTTGTTACATCTATATCGAGTGAACGAGCAGAGACGACCGCTTCGTAATATCAGTATAAGTTTCAGCCACTTAGGTGATCCTGTATTTCCGCAACTTAATTTATTTGAAACGTCTGAGGAACAAGAAAAAAATGAAAAGTTAGATCAAGTCATGGACCAAGTGAAAGAACAGTTTGGTAAAACAGCCTTGT
- the trmFO gene encoding methylenetetrahydrofolate--tRNA-(uracil(54)-C(5))-methyltransferase (FADH(2)-oxidizing) TrmFO, with product MTKTVNVIGAGLAGSEAAWQAAEAGVKVNLFEMRKIKKSPAHHTENFAELVCSNSLRGNSVTNAVGLLKEEMRQFNSLIMDAADTTAVPAGGALAVDRDTFSEMVTDKLRNHPNVTVMDEEVTSIPEGITVIATGPLTSEALAAEIKEFTESEGLYFYDAAAPIIDRATIDMDKVYLKSRYDKGEAAYLNCPMNKEEFNAFREELINAEVAPLKEFEKEKYFEGCMPIEVMANRGEKTMLFGPLKPVGLEDPKTDKRPYAVIQLRQDNAAASLFNIVGFQTHLKWGEQKRIIQMIPGLENAEIVRYGVMHRNTFMNSPELLEPTYQSRKRSDLFFAGQMTGVEGYVESAASGMVAGMNAARMAKGEELMTFPRETAVGSMAYYITHTEGKHFQPMNANFGIFPELPERIKDKKERYTAIADRALEATAKLTK from the coding sequence ATGACAAAAACAGTAAACGTAATTGGAGCCGGTCTTGCCGGAAGTGAAGCTGCTTGGCAAGCTGCTGAAGCAGGAGTAAAAGTTAATTTATTCGAAATGCGTAAAATCAAAAAATCACCAGCTCACCACACAGAAAACTTTGCGGAGTTAGTGTGTTCAAATTCATTACGTGGAAATAGCGTAACTAATGCTGTGGGACTATTAAAAGAGGAAATGCGTCAGTTTAATTCATTGATTATGGATGCAGCTGATACAACTGCTGTACCAGCAGGTGGCGCTTTAGCTGTTGATAGAGATACATTCTCAGAAATGGTCACAGATAAATTGCGTAACCATCCTAATGTTACTGTTATGGATGAAGAGGTTACATCAATTCCAGAAGGGATTACAGTGATTGCTACAGGACCGTTAACGTCTGAAGCCTTAGCAGCGGAAATTAAAGAGTTTACTGAATCAGAAGGGCTATACTTCTATGATGCTGCGGCACCAATTATTGATCGTGCAACGATTGATATGGATAAAGTTTACTTGAAATCTCGTTATGATAAAGGTGAAGCTGCTTACTTAAACTGTCCAATGAATAAAGAAGAGTTCAATGCCTTCCGTGAAGAGCTAATCAACGCTGAAGTAGCACCTCTAAAAGAGTTTGAAAAAGAGAAATACTTTGAAGGTTGTATGCCGATTGAAGTAATGGCTAACCGTGGGGAAAAAACAATGTTATTCGGTCCCTTAAAACCTGTTGGCTTAGAAGATCCGAAAACAGATAAACGACCATATGCGGTTATTCAATTACGTCAAGATAATGCAGCTGCATCATTATTCAATATTGTTGGTTTCCAAACTCATTTAAAATGGGGCGAACAAAAACGTATCATCCAAATGATTCCAGGCTTAGAAAATGCTGAAATCGTTCGTTATGGTGTGATGCACCGTAATACGTTTATGAATTCTCCAGAGTTGTTAGAACCAACTTACCAATCACGCAAGCGTTCAGATTTATTCTTTGCTGGTCAAATGACAGGTGTTGAAGGATATGTTGAAAGTGCAGCAAGTGGAATGGTAGCAGGGATGAATGCGGCTCGTATGGCAAAAGGTGAAGAGTTAATGACATTCCCTCGTGAAACAGCAGTGGGAAGTATGGCTTATTACATCACTCATACGGAAGGAAAACATTTCCAACCAATGAATGCCAACTTTGGTATTTTCCCAGAATTACCAGAACGTATTAAAGACAAAAAAGAACGTTACACAGCAATTGCTGATCGTGCGTTAGAAGCAACTGCTAAATTAACAAAATAA
- the topA gene encoding type I DNA topoisomerase: MAYKYLVIVESPAKAKTIEKYLGRNYKVVASVGHIRDLPKSKMGVDVENNYEPGYISIRGKGPVIKELKKLAKKADKVYLASDPDREGEAIAWHLAHLLELDLNDKNRVVFNEITKEAVKAAFKEPRSINLDLVDAQQARRILDRLVGYSISPILWKKIKKGLSAGRVQSIALKIIIDREEEIRQFQPEEYWSIAGNFVKGRKKFKANFYGVDGKKTKLTNADDVKAVSDRLTSKDYTVEKITKKERKRNPAKPFTTSSLQQEAARKLNFRTRKTMMVAQQLYEGIHLGKQGTVGLITYMRTDSTRLSDTVKNEAVSYITDKYGKEYALGFKPTGAKEKGAQDAHEAIRPSSIMRTPESVKEYLNKDQFKLYSLIWSRVVASQMTPAVLDTMKVTLTQNNVTFVANGSKIKFHGFMKVYVEGNDEGTEEKENILPDLAEGETVVAADLENKQHFTQPPARYSEATLIKTLEENGVGRPSTYAPTLETIQRRYYVKLVSKRFEPSELGEIVNKMIVEFFPGIVDINFTAEMEKDLDKIAEAQENWVDVVDRFYKPFSKELEKAETEIEKIQIKDEPAGFDCEECGHPMVIKLGRFGKFYACSNFPDCRVTKAIVKEIGVKCPTCKEGEVIERKSKKNRLFYGCARYPECEFTSWDKPVGRDCPKCQHYLIEKKAKGGKQVQCSDCDYKEAIQK; encoded by the coding sequence ATGGCGTATAAATATTTAGTGATCGTGGAGTCTCCAGCAAAAGCGAAAACAATTGAAAAATATTTGGGAAGAAATTATAAAGTGGTAGCAAGTGTGGGACACATCCGTGATTTACCTAAGAGTAAAATGGGTGTCGATGTTGAGAATAACTATGAACCTGGTTATATCTCGATTCGTGGTAAAGGGCCTGTTATTAAAGAACTTAAAAAGTTAGCTAAAAAAGCTGACAAAGTCTATCTTGCGAGTGACCCGGATAGAGAAGGGGAAGCCATTGCCTGGCATCTAGCACATCTCCTTGAGCTAGACCTAAATGATAAAAATCGTGTGGTATTTAACGAAATCACAAAAGAAGCAGTTAAAGCTGCCTTTAAAGAACCACGCTCAATCAACTTAGACTTAGTTGATGCACAACAAGCTCGTCGTATTTTAGACCGTTTAGTTGGCTATTCAATCAGTCCGATTCTTTGGAAAAAAATCAAAAAAGGCTTGAGTGCAGGTCGCGTTCAATCGATTGCTTTAAAAATCATTATTGATCGTGAAGAAGAAATTCGCCAATTCCAACCAGAAGAGTACTGGTCAATTGCCGGAAACTTTGTTAAAGGGCGTAAGAAATTTAAAGCTAATTTTTATGGTGTTGATGGCAAGAAAACTAAGTTAACTAATGCTGATGATGTTAAAGCGGTGAGTGATCGTTTAACAAGTAAAGATTACACTGTTGAAAAAATTACGAAAAAAGAACGTAAAAGAAATCCAGCTAAACCATTTACAACGAGTAGCTTACAACAAGAGGCTGCGCGTAAATTGAACTTCAGAACACGTAAAACAATGATGGTGGCGCAACAACTTTATGAAGGAATTCATTTAGGAAAACAAGGGACAGTTGGTTTGATTACGTATATGCGTACTGATTCTACACGTTTGTCTGATACGGTTAAAAATGAAGCTGTCAGCTACATTACCGATAAATATGGTAAAGAGTATGCCTTAGGATTCAAACCTACTGGCGCTAAAGAAAAAGGTGCTCAGGACGCCCATGAAGCAATCCGTCCATCAAGCATTATGAGAACACCTGAATCGGTTAAAGAGTATTTAAACAAGGACCAATTTAAGTTATACAGTTTAATTTGGTCACGTGTCGTAGCTAGTCAAATGACGCCAGCAGTTTTAGATACCATGAAAGTAACCTTAACTCAAAATAATGTCACGTTTGTTGCTAATGGTTCTAAAATTAAGTTCCACGGATTTATGAAAGTTTATGTGGAAGGTAATGATGAAGGAACAGAAGAGAAGGAAAATATCTTACCTGATTTAGCTGAAGGTGAAACTGTTGTAGCTGCTGATTTAGAAAATAAACAGCACTTCACACAACCGCCAGCACGTTATAGCGAAGCAACATTAATTAAAACCTTAGAAGAAAATGGGGTTGGTCGTCCGTCAACTTATGCACCAACACTTGAAACCATTCAACGTCGTTACTATGTTAAGTTAGTAAGTAAACGTTTTGAACCATCTGAATTAGGTGAAATCGTTAATAAAATGATTGTTGAATTTTTCCCAGGTATCGTAGATATTAACTTTACGGCCGAGATGGAAAAAGATTTAGATAAAATTGCTGAAGCTCAAGAAAATTGGGTAGATGTTGTCGATCGTTTCTACAAACCATTCTCTAAAGAACTTGAAAAAGCTGAAACTGAAATTGAAAAAATTCAAATTAAAGATGAACCAGCTGGTTTTGACTGTGAAGAATGTGGTCATCCAATGGTCATCAAATTGGGTCGTTTCGGTAAGTTTTATGCCTGTAGTAATTTCCCTGATTGTCGTGTGACAAAAGCCATCGTTAAAGAAATCGGTGTGAAATGTCCAACATGTAAAGAAGGCGAAGTGATTGAGCGTAAATCTAAAAAGAACCGTTTATTCTACGGTTGTGCTCGTTATCCTGAATGTGAATTCACATCATGGGATAAACCAGTAGGACGTGACTGTCCGAAGTGTCAACATTACTTAATTGAGAAAAAAGCCAAAGGCGGCAAACAAGTTCAATGTAGTGATTGTGATTACAAAGAAGCAATTCAAAAATAA
- the tyrS gene encoding tyrosine--tRNA ligase, which produces MTIIDELLWRDAINQQTDAEGLQELVKEKKISLYCGVDPTGDSMHIGHLIPFMMLKRFQLEGHHPYIVIGGATGTIGDPSGRTSERQLQTMEQVQHNVDALSAQMEKLFDVKNDNGLTMVNNYDWTHNLSLLDFLRDYGKNFNINTMLAKDIVSSRLDTGISFTEFTYQILQSMDFLHLYQNHDVQLQIGGADQWGNITAGLDLIRKKEGAEAKAFGLTIPLMLKADGTKFGKTAGGAVWLNPEKTSPFEFYQFWLNQDDRDVVKYLKFFTFLTQDEIAELAEKVETEPHKREAQKTLAAEMTRFVHSQEALDDALLITQALFSGEVKQLTADQIAEGFKNMPSAEINLTDMNLVDFLIEVGIEPSKRQAREDITNGAITVSGDKIQDLDYIVTEDNSFDGRFILIRKGKKKYTLIHLTK; this is translated from the coding sequence ATGACAATTATCGATGAACTACTATGGCGCGATGCCATCAACCAACAAACAGATGCTGAAGGTTTACAAGAGTTAGTAAAAGAGAAAAAAATTAGCTTGTACTGTGGTGTTGACCCGACTGGCGACAGCATGCATATTGGACACTTGATTCCCTTCATGATGCTGAAACGATTCCAACTAGAAGGTCATCACCCATACATCGTTATCGGTGGTGCTACTGGAACAATTGGCGATCCCAGTGGTCGTACCTCAGAACGCCAACTACAAACAATGGAACAAGTGCAACATAACGTTGATGCCCTATCTGCACAAATGGAAAAGTTATTTGATGTTAAAAACGATAATGGTTTAACAATGGTCAACAACTACGATTGGACTCATAACTTAAGTTTATTAGACTTCTTACGTGATTACGGTAAAAACTTCAATATCAATACAATGTTAGCAAAAGACATTGTATCTAGTCGTTTAGATACTGGGATTTCATTTACTGAATTCACTTACCAAATCTTACAATCAATGGATTTCTTACATTTATACCAAAACCACGATGTCCAATTACAAATTGGTGGTGCTGATCAATGGGGAAACATTACTGCTGGTTTAGATTTAATTCGTAAAAAAGAAGGTGCTGAAGCTAAAGCCTTTGGGTTAACTATTCCCCTAATGCTAAAAGCAGACGGAACTAAATTTGGTAAAACAGCTGGTGGTGCTGTTTGGTTAAACCCTGAAAAAACATCACCATTCGAGTTCTACCAATTCTGGTTAAACCAAGATGACCGTGATGTGGTTAAATACTTAAAATTCTTTACCTTCTTAACACAAGATGAGATTGCTGAACTAGCTGAAAAAGTTGAAACAGAACCTCATAAACGTGAAGCTCAAAAAACTTTAGCAGCGGAAATGACACGTTTCGTACACAGTCAAGAAGCTTTGGATGATGCTTTGTTAATCACCCAAGCCCTATTCTCTGGTGAAGTGAAACAATTAACAGCTGATCAGATTGCCGAAGGATTTAAAAACATGCCATCAGCTGAAATCAACTTAACTGATATGAACTTAGTTGATTTCTTGATTGAAGTTGGCATTGAGCCTTCTAAGCGTCAGGCACGTGAAGACATTACCAATGGCGCTATCACAGTTAGCGGAGATAAAATTCAAGACCTAGACTACATTGTCACTGAAGACAATTCATTTGATGGTCGCTTTATCTTAATTAGAAAAGGTAAAAAGAAATACACTTTAATCCACTTAACAAAATAA
- a CDS encoding helix-turn-helix domain-containing protein, with translation MSITETIKDIRSTKGWDIQTFSREILVSQKTITDWENNIGYPTHGQLLRIAKATGIPADELLASDHEYSEQLMADKKKLQWQGIIFTLMLMSGVILLGSAIFGFLATGEIFWIPAAIGAFLLADGSLLAKKYFERK, from the coding sequence ATGAGTATTACAGAAACGATTAAAGATATCCGCTCTACAAAAGGTTGGGATATTCAAACTTTTAGCCGCGAGATTTTAGTATCTCAAAAAACAATTACTGACTGGGAAAACAACATTGGCTACCCCACTCATGGCCAATTATTGCGTATTGCTAAAGCCACTGGAATTCCTGCTGATGAATTATTAGCTAGTGATCATGAGTATTCCGAACAATTAATGGCTGATAAAAAGAAACTTCAATGGCAAGGTATTATCTTTACTTTAATGTTAATGTCTGGTGTCATCTTACTAGGATCTGCCATTTTCGGATTCTTAGCCACTGGTGAAATCTTTTGGATCCCTGCAGCTATTGGCGCCTTCTTATTAGCAGATGGTAGCTTACTTGCTAAAAAATACTTTGAACGAAAATAA
- the xerC gene encoding tyrosine recombinase XerC, with protein sequence MAEKDWLQEFMDYIVVERQYSDKTEKAYGDDIRDFFEFLEESGDSDYLKVSYQDIRVYLAYLHDKQYSRNTTGRKISSLRSFYQFLLRQEVIEENPFSYVQMRKHQLRLPRFFYEKEMDALFEAAESDSPLALRDQALLEILYGTGIRVSECANLTLKDVDFGLNVLLIHGKGNKERYVPFGSYSEAALQQYLKECRQELLTKNKKQHDYVFVNHRGDQITPAGITYVLKELIKKSSLTSDIHPHMLRHTFATHLLNNGADMRTVQELLGHASLSSTQIYAHVTKEKLQHSYRNFHPRA encoded by the coding sequence ATGGCTGAAAAAGATTGGTTACAGGAATTTATGGACTACATCGTGGTAGAAAGACAGTATTCAGATAAAACAGAAAAAGCATACGGCGATGACATTCGTGACTTTTTTGAATTCTTAGAAGAGTCAGGCGATAGCGACTATTTAAAAGTGAGTTATCAGGACATTCGTGTGTATCTTGCTTACTTACACGATAAACAATATAGTCGTAATACAACTGGGCGTAAAATTTCTAGTCTGCGTTCCTTCTATCAGTTTTTGTTAAGGCAAGAAGTAATTGAAGAAAATCCTTTTAGTTATGTGCAAATGCGTAAACATCAGTTGCGTTTACCACGGTTCTTTTATGAAAAAGAGATGGACGCTTTATTCGAAGCAGCAGAAAGCGACTCACCATTAGCGTTAAGAGATCAAGCGCTACTTGAAATCTTATACGGGACAGGTATTCGTGTTAGTGAGTGTGCTAACTTAACGCTAAAAGATGTAGACTTTGGTTTAAACGTCTTATTGATACATGGTAAAGGGAATAAGGAACGTTACGTTCCTTTCGGTTCTTATAGCGAAGCAGCGCTTCAGCAATATCTAAAAGAGTGTCGTCAAGAACTATTAACTAAGAATAAAAAACAACATGATTATGTCTTTGTGAATCATCGTGGGGATCAAATTACACCAGCTGGTATTACTTATGTCTTAAAAGAATTAATTAAAAAGAGTAGCTTAACTAGTGATATTCATCCCCATATGTTACGCCACACCTTTGCGACACATCTCTTAAATAACGGAGCAGATATGAGAACAGTTCAAGAGCTATTAGGTCATGCCAGCTTATCATCAACCCAAATTTATGCTCATGTGACCAAAGAGAAACTGCAACATAGCTATCGTAATTTTCATCCCAGAGCATAA
- a CDS encoding CynX/NimT family MFS transporter, which yields MSEKISKQQFLLVLGIIFIATNLRAPITAVGPLISHISDTYQLSSSVAGMIATTPLLAFAGASILAPRSAARFGIERTLFFFLIVLGAGIIVRSLPGIFSLFFGTVMIGIGIAHGNVLVPSLIKRDFPDNLGLMTGIYSVAMNVAGAIASGLSLPLVESFGLTWQGSLRVWVIFTVIALLFWFPQLKNQTLAKVEETRSSDVNLLKSRLAWQVSWFMGLQSLYFYSLLAWMPEIFSEKAISGETSGWLLALMQLFIVPLNFIVAIIAGRRRDQRSLVVIGSALLFLGLFGIMFSSNVWIIGLSVAAIGAGGGFSFSLAMMFFSVRTTSSHDAGRISGMAQAIGYLLAACGPFVFGFLHDMTNTWMSSLIFLFFVTVALLVIGLQAGRDRLIK from the coding sequence ATGTCAGAAAAGATTTCAAAACAACAATTTCTATTAGTCTTAGGAATTATTTTTATAGCAACCAATTTAAGAGCGCCAATCACGGCGGTTGGGCCATTGATTAGTCATATCAGTGATACGTATCAGTTATCCAGTAGTGTGGCAGGGATGATCGCCACAACACCACTGTTAGCTTTTGCAGGAGCGTCGATTTTAGCCCCTAGAAGTGCGGCTCGTTTTGGAATTGAAAGAACCTTATTTTTCTTTTTAATTGTCCTAGGTGCCGGTATTATTGTTCGTTCATTACCAGGTATCTTTAGTTTATTTTTTGGAACAGTAATGATTGGTATTGGAATTGCTCACGGAAATGTCTTGGTTCCTAGTTTAATCAAACGTGATTTTCCTGATAATCTTGGTTTGATGACAGGGATCTACTCGGTTGCTATGAATGTTGCAGGTGCCATTGCCTCAGGTTTAAGTTTACCTTTAGTTGAATCTTTTGGTTTAACGTGGCAAGGTTCTTTAAGAGTTTGGGTGATCTTTACAGTAATAGCATTATTATTCTGGTTCCCGCAATTAAAAAATCAAACTTTAGCCAAAGTTGAGGAAACACGTTCAAGTGATGTGAATTTATTAAAATCTCGTTTGGCTTGGCAAGTAAGTTGGTTTATGGGGTTACAGTCATTGTATTTCTACAGCTTGTTGGCTTGGATGCCAGAAATTTTTTCTGAAAAAGCTATTAGCGGAGAAACATCAGGCTGGTTATTAGCGTTAATGCAATTGTTTATTGTGCCGTTAAACTTTATCGTGGCAATTATTGCGGGACGTCGTCGTGATCAACGTAGTTTAGTAGTGATTGGGAGTGCCTTATTATTCCTAGGATTATTTGGAATTATGTTCTCAAGTAATGTTTGGATTATTGGCTTGTCTGTTGCCGCTATTGGAGCGGGCGGAGGCTTCTCATTCAGTTTAGCAATGATGTTCTTCAGTGTTCGGACAACAAGTTCGCATGATGCAGGACGCATTTCTGGTATGGCACAAGCAATTGGTTATTTACTAGCAGCTTGTGGTCCATTTGTCTTTGGTTTCTTACATGATATGACAAATACGTGGATGAGCTCGTTAATTTTCTTATTCTTTGTAACAGTGGCGCTTTTAGTCATAGGTTTACAAGCAGGAAGAGATCGTTTAATCAAATAA
- the aac(6') gene encoding aminoglycoside 6'-N-acetyltransferase, which produces MIIKINQERVDEVVTLALLLWPDNDQNELREEFSELLTNKEAIIYGEEIDDELVAFAQCQLRHDYVEGTESNPVGYLEGIFVKEPYRLKGVARELCKKCEEWSVVKGCKEFASDCELDNTESLAMHLKLGFVEANRLICFTKSI; this is translated from the coding sequence ATGATTATTAAAATCAATCAAGAACGAGTCGACGAAGTTGTGACTTTAGCTTTGTTATTGTGGCCTGATAACGATCAAAATGAATTAAGAGAAGAGTTTAGCGAATTACTTACGAATAAGGAAGCAATTATATATGGGGAAGAGATTGATGATGAATTAGTTGCTTTTGCACAATGTCAGTTACGCCATGACTATGTGGAGGGGACTGAGAGTAATCCAGTAGGTTATTTAGAGGGGATCTTTGTCAAAGAACCATATCGGCTAAAAGGTGTAGCTCGAGAACTATGTAAGAAATGTGAAGAGTGGTCAGTTGTTAAAGGATGTAAGGAGTTTGCCAGTGATTGTGAGTTAGATAATACAGAAAGTTTAGCTATGCATTTAAAATTAGGCTTTGTCGAAGCGAATCGATTGATTTGTTTCACAAAATCTATTTAG